In Penicillium psychrofluorescens genome assembly, chromosome: 5, a single window of DNA contains:
- a CDS encoding uncharacterized protein (ID:PFLUO_007707-T1.cds;~source:funannotate) → MFVLWGVQNFERWIENLAGTITATCEDVTNDAGMLVDTFSDSTSPASHNRASESLSILIGIFGGAAAIFGLFPEGEAAAEGVEAGTADGAAEGGGAEMSGGLGSESGSESGSESGSESGSESGSESGSESGSESGSESGSESGSESGSESGSESGSESGSESGSESGSDSSGSDSGNTPIVKGGHIAAGLGVLSGAAVVANGIIGQMAKASPDIGEKLGDRTDIIQARITETKTALVKEIRDFGKVILEQPVDETQVGYSYSDHVNSGPYVLKGGHFANEFQPGLHVNFGQSLQGTLLSGAIAWIWREEQVYIVKNSYPIDGTANNDANLDADLSNRTCDNNGTCYTYLKNTGMGNYAAQAFQSVPGFDKLSQFGIDPLQYAQAAVAAQSAGGYFANFTIPQALPFFKNYKPPRNMFNNLLVCSLDFFHDSWKNDYGGSDPSREGWDYNVSVPYLIIFLDDGQLTRCVGIFPILCLHVLPQIDGQWQALAFTRPYDLF, encoded by the exons ATGTTCGTTTTATGGGGTGTCCAGAACTTCGAGCGCTGGATAGAAAACCTCGCGGGAACTATTACTGCAACATGTGAGGATGTTACGAACGATGCGGGCATGTTGGTGGATACTTTTAGCGATAGCACGTCACCAGCTTCACAT AACAGAGCATCGGAGTCATTGAGTATACTCATCGGCATCTTTGGAGGGGCTGCTGCTATTTTTGGCCTCTTCcctgaaggagaagcagcGGCAGAAGGAGTCGAGGCTGGAACGGCAGacggagcagcagaaggtggaggagcagaGATGTCAGGTGGATTGGGATCTGAGAGCGGTTCTGAGAGTGGTTCTGAGAGTGGTTCTGAGAGTGGTTCTGAGAGTGGTTCTGAGAGTGGTTCTGAGAGCGGTTCTGAAAGTGGTTCTGAAAGTGGTTCTGAAAGTGGTTCTGAGAGTGGTTCTGAAAGTGGCTCTGAAAGTGGCTCTGAAAGTGGTTCCGAAAGTGGTTCCGAGAGTGGCTCTGACAGCAGCGGATCTGACAGCGGAAACACACCAATTGTAAAAGGGGGACACATTGCTGCTGGATTGGGTGTCCTTTCGGGTGCTGCTGTTGTCGCCAACGGTATTATTGGTCAAATGGCCAAGGCCTCCCCAGA TATTGGTGAGAAGTTAGGTGACAGGACAGATATTATCCAGGCCAGAATTACAGAAACAAAAACGGCTCTTGTTAAAGAGATCCGGGACTTCGGAAAAGTGATTCTCGAGCAACCCGTGGATGAAACCCAAGTCGGATATTCATACAGCGACCACGTGAACAGCGGACCTTACGTTCTCAAAGGCGGCCACTTTGCCAATGAGTTCCAGCCGGGCTTGCATGTGAACTTCGGACAATCTTTACAAGGTACCCTGCTTAGTGGTGCTATCGCGTGGATCTGGCGAGAAGAGCAAGTGTACATCGTGAAGAATAGCTATCCGATCGACGGCACTGCTAATAACGATGCGaacctcgacgccgaccTTTCGAACCGGACCTGCGACAACAACGGCACCTGCTACACTTACCTCAAGAACACGGGTATGGGGAACTATGCGGCCCAAGCATTCCAATCCGTTCCCGGCTTCGACAAACTAAGTCAGTTTGGGATTGATCCTCTCCAATATGCGCAGGCCGCGGTAGCTGCACAGAGTGCAGGCGGCTATTTTGCAAACTTCACGATCCCACAAGCCCTTCCATTCTTCAAGAACTATAAGCCACCGAGAAATATGTTCAATAATCTCCTTGTTTGCtctttggatttcttccACGACAGCTGGAAGAACGACTACGGTGGAAGTGATCCCTCAAGGGAAGGTTGGGACTATAACGTGAGCGTCCCTTATCTCATTATATTCCTAGATGATGGCCAACTGACTCGATGTGTAGGCATATTTCCGATATTATGTCTCCATGTATTGCCCCAAATTGACGGTCAATGGCAAGCCTTGGCCTTTACCAGACCTTACGACCTCTTCTAA